A stretch of the Aulosira sp. FACHB-615 genome encodes the following:
- a CDS encoding pentapeptide repeat-containing protein, which yields MNELERYYRILELEPGATLDEVNQAYKDLVFVWHPDRLPKDNIRLQQKAQEKLKAINEARDKLRSFNGHSTNGKHHTATHHPSPQPNGKHYAASPYQSPQPNGKYDNASHYQSPQPKRPSPTPNHTANQNPDLSGKDFSRANLSNKDLSGRNLSYANLTGADLSDTFMHKVILRGANLSEANLFRANLLLADLREANLRNANLIGADLSGADLRGADLTGAKIRSGDRLLVKLIGANLAGAIMPDGHTHS from the coding sequence ATGAACGAGTTGGAGCGGTATTATCGAATATTAGAATTAGAGCCTGGTGCAACACTTGACGAAGTTAACCAGGCTTATAAAGATTTAGTCTTTGTCTGGCATCCTGACCGCCTTCCCAAAGATAATATCCGCTTGCAACAAAAAGCTCAAGAAAAGCTCAAAGCCATTAATGAAGCGCGGGATAAATTGCGTTCTTTTAACGGTCATTCGACCAATGGTAAGCATCATACTGCTACACACCATCCATCACCCCAACCAAATGGGAAGCATTATGCTGCATCACCATATCAGTCGCCTCAACCGAATGGTAAGTATGATAATGCGTCACACTATCAGTCGCCCCAGCCAAAAAGACCGTCACCAACTCCCAATCACACAGCAAACCAAAATCCAGATTTGAGTGGTAAAGATTTCAGTCGGGCTAATTTAAGTAACAAAGATTTATCTGGAAGAAACTTAAGTTATGCCAATTTAACGGGTGCAGACCTCAGCGATACTTTTATGCACAAAGTAATTTTGCGGGGGGCAAATTTATCAGAAGCCAATTTATTTAGAGCAAACCTACTTCTAGCCGATCTCAGAGAAGCCAATTTACGTAACGCTAACTTAATTGGCGCAGACTTGAGTGGTGCTGATTTGCGGGGGGCTGACTTGACTGGGGCAAAAATTCGTTCTGGCGATCGCTTGTTAGTGAAGTTGATTGGTGCTAATTTAGCAGGGGCGATTATGCCCGATGGTCACACTCATAGTTAA